One genomic window of Arvicanthis niloticus isolate mArvNil1 chromosome 24, mArvNil1.pat.X, whole genome shotgun sequence includes the following:
- the Vps37d gene encoding vacuolar protein sorting-associated protein 37D gives MYRARAARAGPEPGSPGRFGILSTGQLRDLLQDEPKLDRIVRLSRKFQGLQLERDACLASNYALAKENLALRPRLEMGRTALAIKYQELREVAENCADKLQRLEKSMHRWNPQCALGWLQAELEEAEQEAEVQMEQLLLGEQSLEAFLPAFQRGRALAHLRRTQAEKLQEVLRRRERSAQPAPTTAAAAAAATAVDPPKPFPAAAVLPTGAARGPPPAVPRSLPPLDSRPVPPVKGSPGCPFGPAPLLSPRPSQPEPPHR, from the exons ATGTACCGGGCCCGGGCGGCGCGGGCGGGGCCGGAGCCCGGCAGCCCGGGGCGCTTTGGGATCCTCAGCACCGGGCAGCTCCGGGATCTGCTTCAAGATGAGCCCAAGCTGGACCGGATCGTGCGGCTCAGCAGGAAG TTCCAGGGTCTGCAGCTGGAGCGGGACGCCTGCTTGGCCTCTAACTACGCGCTGGCCAAGGAGAACCTGGCCTTGCGGCCCCGTCTGGAGATGGGCCGGACAGCCCTGGCCATCAAATACCAAGAGCTTCGAGAGGTGGCTGAGAACTGCGCAGACAAACTGCAGAGACTGG AGAAGAGCATGCATCGTTGGAACCCCCAATGTGCGCTGGGCTGGCTGCAGGCTGAGCTGGAGGAGGCTGAGCAGGAGGCTGAG GTCCAGATGGAGCAGCTGCTGCTGGGGGAACAGAGCCTGGAGGCCTTCCTGCCAGCCTTCCAGAGGGGCCGTGCCCTGGCCCACCTGAGGCGGACACAGGCAGAGAAACTACAGGAAGTGCTGAGGCGTCGAGAGCGCTCTGCCCAGCCGGCCcccactactgctgctgctgctgccgccgccaccgccgTGGACCCCCCTAAACCTTTCCCTGCTGCTGCCGTCCTGCCCACTGGGGCCGCCCGGGGACCACCTCCAGCAGTACCCCGGAGCCTGCCCCCCTTGGACTCCCGCCCAGTGCCCCCAGTGAAGGGCTCCCCCGGGTGCCCTTTTGGCCCAGCCCCTTTGCTGAGCCCTCGACCCTCTCAGCCTGAACCCCCTCATCGGTAG